GGTTCCTCACTGAACTTCTTTGCGAGGTTCATTGAGCGCGAGCTTTGGCGACGCATCAGATCTTCCTGCGAGAAAAAAGCTGGAACGACAGTAGCATCACCTCCACCGTCGAGATCCCAGAGGTACACGAGTTTATCGTTGGCGAGATAAATAAATCTGATTTTTGGATACTGCGCTTGGATGTAATCAAACGCCTGTTTCTTTGCACTATACGGATCGATGTCGGGACGTTTTGCTTCGATGAGAGCAATCGCATGTCCCGAAGTATCCTTGAGTACATAGTCAGCACGGCCGGCATCTCCATGGTCTTCAAAAATAACTTGAGTGGAGTTCTCAATATCCCATCCGGCTTCCCGGAGTTTTTTATCGATAATTACGCGTGAATATGCTTCGTTCATAAAATTATTTTGTCTTGGTTTTCGCCATAAACCTCTCAAACTCAATACGATCAATCCGGTACTCCTTGCCGATCTTGTGAGCGACAAGCCGGCCGGCCTTGATGTACCGGTAAATGGTCATGACATTGACCGACAGAAGTTCGGCCAGTTCCGTTGGTGTGTAGTATGTCTTTGGCTCG
The window above is part of the Candidatus Paceibacter sp. genome. Proteins encoded here:
- a CDS encoding helix-turn-helix domain-containing protein; its protein translation is MKNEPKTYYTPTELAELLSVNVMTIYRYIKAGRLVAHKIGKEYRIDRIEFERFMAKTKTK